The Candidatus Acidiferrales bacterium genomic sequence TCAAAAGCTCTCCTCTCTCCAGTCCCTCGCCACCGAAGTAGCCACGACCTATGGGGTCGTACGCTTTCGCCAGACCCCCTTTGGCCTCGCGGAAGGCCGCCCGGGCAGCCGAGCTGAATTTGATGTCACGATGGAGCAATTCCGCTTCCTGGCGGATAACGCCGCCACCGTTTCCCTGGGTGCCGATCGTCTTCAGTTGATACCCTGGAAGCGCTGGCAAGAGCTATCGGCGGCTCCCTCGACCTGGCCGGTGCTCGGCCGCATCACCGGTTCGTTTGGCGAACGCCTGGATCCTTTTAACGGAGGGGGCGCTTTTCATTCGGGCATAGACATCTCGGCCACCTATGGCGAGGCGGTGGTGGCTGCGGCTGATGGCTGGGTTGCCGCCGCTGAAGAAAAGATCGGCTATGGCCGCGTCGTGGTGGTGAACCACGGCTTCGGCTTTTCCTCCTGGTATGCTCATCTCTCCCGGTTTGCCGTACACTCCGGTCAGCCGGTGAGGCGGGGCACCACAGTGGGATACGTGGGTTCGAGCGGTCGAGCCACGGCGGCGCACCTTCACTTCGAGGTTCGGGTTAACGATACGCCGGTCAATCCTTGGCGCTATCTGGGCGGTGCCAGCCGAGCTAGCGTTCCGACGGCAGGCTCAACCTCCGTCGCTGGTTCGTAGTTCCAGCCTGGTTTGCGGGTGATTCCACCAATTGCGAAGTGATTTGGGCCTTCAGCATGATCCGCCGGCCCGCCTGATTCCATTGAACTCCATCCAGAAATTCGCGCAAGACTTTGACGTCAGGTGGTGTTGACCGGTTGGGGGAAGCAAGCCTGGCCCGGGCGACCCACAACCATCCCCCCGACGCCGTCCTGGGCGGCCTCGGCCGCGGGCACAGTGTCAAACAAGCCCTCGGCGGCAACCCCTTTAAAGTTTGGGGGAAAGCCAAGGGCCAGGGGTTGCGGAAGCTGGATGCAAAAGTGCCGAAGGAAGCGAAAGGCTGTTGCAATTCGTTAGCCTCCGTGTTAACGTTTTAAGGTTTTGGATAGCGCTGGCGTAGCTCAGTTGGTAGAGCATCTGATTTGTAATCAGAGGGTCGTGGGTTCGAATCCCTCCGCCAGCTGGAGTAAGGGCGATTCGGCGCACGGCTTCACTTAAACTCAAATTTCCTGCATGGTTCGCCGAGGTGTCAGCGAAACATGCTGGCTTTTGTGGAGCGGACGTGCCCGCACGTGGAACGAGCTGGCTCGCGCGGATCACTCCGTGGGCAGAGTCCTCCGATTACATCGGGGAGGTCACCGTTTGAATCGCCGCGGGCCCCGACTCGTCGGGGCGGGCAGGCGAGGAGTTTTGGCCCGGGTAGCTCAGTTGGTAGAGCGTATCCTTGGTAAGGATAAGGTC encodes the following:
- a CDS encoding M23 family metallopeptidase, which translates into the protein METRYYTFLVATDRRGHLRKIRVSAYLLHLLVVAALVGAVTIVAALSSYTRMLWKAASYNALKEEKDTLKERYTQLQAMVTDTNQKLSSLQSLATEVATTYGVVRFRQTPFGLAEGRPGSRAEFDVTMEQFRFLADNAATVSLGADRLQLIPWKRWQELSAAPSTWPVLGRITGSFGERLDPFNGGGAFHSGIDISATYGEAVVAAADGWVAAAEEKIGYGRVVVVNHGFGFSSWYAHLSRFAVHSGQPVRRGTTVGYVGSSGRATAAHLHFEVRVNDTPVNPWRYLGGASRASVPTAGSTSVAGS